The genomic DNA AGCAGCGCGAATGCGCAGGCGAGCAGATGCGCGACATGCGGTGGAGGCGGCTTGCGGACCAGCTTAGCGACGAGCCACTCGGCGAGCCCAAGACGCCGCATCGTGCGATAGGCGATGTCCTGCACAGCGCCATGCGATGCGGCGGCGCTACCTTCGGGCAAGGACGCGAAGACCGTGCCGAGCGCGGCCGGCAACGCGGCGCCAAGGCGCACTGCGCCGACCGCTTGCGCAGCGCAGTCGAGCGCGAAACCAAGCGACTCGGGGGCAAGCGGCAGCGTGGAAAGGCGCGGCTCATGAGCGCGCGCGGCAGGTTGAACGGCGCGCGGGGACGGCTTTCGGGTCATGAACAGGGGCTGAGCAGCACATGGCGTGCAAGCAGTCTAAACGGCACATTGTAGCGTGGCATGGTCGGTGGACTGACCGGTGGCCGTGCAGGTGTGCGGGATCAGCAACAGTGGGGGTTGTGCGGCTTGCGTTGTGTTCACGGGGTTAACGGCGGGCCAACGACGGACTAAAGCGGGCTGAGTGCGAAAGCGGAATGTGGAAGCGGAATGCAAATCGGGCGAGCCTTTGGTGGGGCTCGCCCGATCTTATTCACATCGGTATCAGTATCAGCAGCAGCATCGGCATCGGCATCGGCATCGGCATCGACAGCGGTTACAGCAGGGCTGACGCGCTTCGCGGCACGCTAGTTCCGATTCTGCGCGGACGCTATCAGTCGAAGCGGCCCGTGCGCGCCATCTCCATCAGGCGCGCGATGCGCTCTTCGGTCGACGGGTGTGTCGAGAACAGATTCGCGATGCCGCCACCGGACAGCGGATTCATGATCATCATCTGCGCCGTGGACGGATGCGCTTCCGCAGTGGGAAACGGAATGCCGCTCGCGTAACGATGGATCTTGTCGAGCGCTGCCGCGAGCGCTTGCGGGTCGCCCGAAATCTGCGCGCCGCCGCGATCCGCTTCGAATTCCCGTGCGCGCGAGATGGCCATCTGGATCAACGCGCCGGCGATCGGCGCGAGCAGCGCGACAGCGATGCTCGCGATCGGATTCGACGGACGGCCATTTTCGTCACGGCCGCCAAAGAACATCGCGAAGTTCGCCAAAGCGGAAATCGCGCCTGCCATGGTTGCCGAGATGGTCGAGATCAGGATGTCGCGATGCTTCACGTGCGCCAGTTCGTGCGCCATCACGCCGCGCATTTCGCGCTCCGACAGCGCGCGCAGAATGCCGGTGGTTGCCGCGACCGCCGCGTGCTCGGGATTGCGGCCCGTGGCGAACGCGTTCGGCTGGTCTTCGTCGATCAGGTAGACGCGCGGCATCGGCAGGCTCGCGCGCGTGGCAAGCTCGCGCACCATGCGATAGAACTGCGGCGCGGTGGTTTCGTCGACTTCCTGCGCGTTGTACATGCGCAGAACCATCTTGTCCGAGAACCAATACGAAAAGAAGTTCATGCCGAGCGCGAACAGCAGCGCGATAAACATGCCGCGCTGCCCGCCGATCATGCCCCCGATCACGATGAAGAGCGCCGTGATCGCAGCCATCAACATCGCGGTTTTAACCCAGTTGAACATATCCAGTACTCCTTGCCCGGAACGCGGGCCTTTGCGAGACCCATTTCATGCCGTCAATAACGGCGAATG from Paraburkholderia edwinii includes the following:
- the htpX gene encoding zinc metalloprotease HtpX; amino-acid sequence: MFNWVKTAMLMAAITALFIVIGGMIGGQRGMFIALLFALGMNFFSYWFSDKMVLRMYNAQEVDETTAPQFYRMVRELATRASLPMPRVYLIDEDQPNAFATGRNPEHAAVAATTGILRALSEREMRGVMAHELAHVKHRDILISTISATMAGAISALANFAMFFGGRDENGRPSNPIASIAVALLAPIAGALIQMAISRAREFEADRGGAQISGDPQALAAALDKIHRYASGIPFPTAEAHPSTAQMMIMNPLSGGGIANLFSTHPSTEERIARLMEMARTGRFD